One genomic segment of Schlesneria paludicola DSM 18645 includes these proteins:
- a CDS encoding type IV pilus twitching motility protein PilT: MATLQIDKMLETVVRERASDLHITTGQPPVLRMGGHMVRLETKTLTAEDTVGLMKSITPERNQQELQEVGGTDFGFAFGDKARFRVAVFKQRGHIGMVLRRIPNEFLSFEQLGLPLVIRDLIMRPRGLFLVTGPTGSGKTTSLASMINYLNDTTDHHIITLEDPIEYYHQHKKSTINQREIGVDVPDFPEALRRALRMDPDVILVGEMRDLATISSAITAAETGHVVFGTLHTTGAQGTVDRIIDVFPTSQQEQIRTQLSVAIIGILSQALLSRKPKGVVAAYELLVVTPAIANLIREAKTYRINSSIQTGRKFGMQLLDDALFSLWKNNICEEDTVVIRSNQPGELKARIARAKKGLLDEEDEEEDGEGEES; encoded by the coding sequence ATGGCTACGCTTCAGATCGACAAGATGCTCGAAACGGTCGTCCGGGAGCGAGCCAGCGATTTGCATATCACCACGGGGCAGCCGCCCGTGTTGCGAATGGGCGGCCACATGGTTCGCCTCGAAACGAAAACCCTGACCGCCGAAGACACCGTCGGTCTGATGAAGAGTATTACGCCGGAACGTAATCAACAGGAGCTGCAAGAGGTCGGAGGAACCGACTTCGGATTTGCGTTCGGCGACAAAGCTCGATTTCGTGTCGCGGTGTTCAAACAGCGTGGCCATATCGGGATGGTGTTGCGACGAATTCCGAACGAGTTTCTCTCGTTTGAACAGCTCGGGCTTCCACTCGTCATTCGCGATCTGATTATGCGGCCTCGTGGATTGTTTCTGGTGACGGGGCCAACGGGTAGCGGCAAGACGACCAGTCTGGCCAGTATGATCAACTACCTGAATGATACGACCGACCACCACATTATTACGCTCGAAGACCCCATCGAGTATTACCATCAGCATAAGAAATCGACCATCAATCAGCGCGAGATTGGTGTCGACGTGCCGGACTTCCCCGAAGCGCTGCGTCGTGCTCTGCGAATGGACCCCGACGTGATCCTCGTCGGTGAAATGCGAGACTTGGCGACGATCTCGTCCGCCATCACCGCCGCTGAAACGGGCCACGTGGTGTTCGGAACGCTGCATACCACCGGTGCTCAGGGAACCGTCGACCGAATCATCGACGTCTTTCCCACTAGTCAGCAAGAACAAATCCGTACGCAGTTGTCGGTGGCGATCATCGGTATTCTCTCCCAGGCGTTGCTTTCGCGCAAGCCCAAGGGAGTGGTCGCTGCTTATGAACTGCTCGTGGTCACCCCCGCGATCGCGAACTTGATTCGTGAAGCGAAGACTTATCGTATTAATTCGTCGATTCAAACCGGACGAAAGTTCGGGATGCAGTTGCTCGACGATGCGTTGTTCAGCTTGTGGAAGAACAACATTTGCGAAGAAGACACGGTTGTGATTCGTTCGAACCAGCCTGGTGAATTGAAGGCCCGAATTGCCAGGGCCAAAAAAGGGTTGCTCGACGAAGAGGACGAAGAAGAAGACGGTGAAGGCGAAGAGAGCTGA
- a CDS encoding serine/threonine-protein kinase — MTLNHDELLVSLLDRLLQSSRDGSTDGIETLVREYPELANELRELWATMQITEDFASASELFDNEEPITVTSGRRPQMFPSEDFGGYELLEEIGRGGMGVVYRARQKSLDRIVALKMILRGTDASPEDLARFRAEAESAAQLHHPNLVNVYEVGEFDGRPFFSMKFVEGTTLAKRLAVGPLASRNAAEMLAPICRAIADAHRHGVLHRDLKPSNILIDNDGRTYVTDFGLAKRVGSDLTSSDRDAAVRASLTLTGAILGTPGYMAPEQAAGDRGQVSAATDIYALGAILYAMLTGRPPFQAASVVDTVLMVREQDPLPPRMLNPKADADLEMICLKCLQKPADLRYVSADALADDLEAYLKSEPISARSTQLSQIISLAFRETHHAAILENWGLLWMWHSLVVMALCFITNWMYLNGVQSRWPYATMWTAGSLGWAAIFWELRRRSGPITFVERQIAHIWAGSVGSSIFLYGLEWIMDLPVLKLSSVLALIAGNVFFAKAGLLSGKFYVQGVILYLTSVLMAVMQIHRATDYGLSLLGVVLGGCFFFPGLKYHRQRIQAIDRH, encoded by the coding sequence ATGACACTGAACCACGATGAACTGCTGGTCTCATTGCTCGATCGGTTGCTGCAATCGTCGCGTGATGGATCGACGGATGGCATCGAAACGCTGGTTCGTGAATATCCGGAACTCGCTAACGAACTGCGTGAACTGTGGGCAACGATGCAGATCACCGAGGACTTCGCCAGCGCATCCGAACTGTTCGACAACGAAGAACCAATCACCGTGACTTCGGGTCGGCGACCGCAGATGTTTCCGAGTGAAGACTTTGGTGGCTATGAACTGCTTGAAGAAATCGGTCGCGGCGGCATGGGAGTTGTCTACCGCGCACGCCAGAAAAGTTTGGATCGAATCGTCGCGTTGAAGATGATTCTGCGCGGCACTGATGCGTCACCCGAAGATCTCGCGAGATTTCGAGCCGAGGCGGAATCGGCGGCTCAATTGCATCATCCGAATCTCGTCAATGTCTACGAAGTCGGTGAGTTCGACGGTCGGCCGTTTTTCAGTATGAAGTTTGTCGAAGGCACAACCCTGGCGAAGCGGCTGGCGGTGGGCCCTTTGGCGTCGCGTAACGCTGCCGAGATGCTGGCACCCATCTGTCGCGCGATTGCCGATGCCCATCGCCATGGTGTGCTCCATCGCGATCTGAAACCGTCGAACATTCTGATTGATAACGATGGCCGTACGTATGTGACGGATTTTGGTCTGGCGAAGCGAGTCGGTAGCGATTTGACCTCCAGTGATCGTGATGCCGCCGTCCGTGCCAGCTTAACATTGACCGGCGCGATCTTGGGCACACCCGGATATATGGCGCCAGAGCAAGCCGCCGGAGATCGCGGCCAAGTCAGTGCCGCCACGGATATCTACGCTTTGGGGGCGATTCTCTATGCCATGCTGACCGGGCGGCCCCCCTTTCAAGCGGCATCCGTTGTCGACACGGTGTTGATGGTGCGCGAGCAAGATCCCTTGCCCCCGCGGATGCTCAACCCGAAAGCCGATGCCGACCTGGAAATGATCTGCCTGAAGTGTCTCCAGAAACCGGCCGATCTGAGATATGTTTCGGCCGATGCTCTTGCGGATGATCTTGAAGCGTACCTGAAGAGCGAACCGATCTCGGCACGCTCGACACAGCTTTCACAGATTATTTCGCTCGCTTTTCGCGAGACGCACCACGCAGCCATCCTTGAGAACTGGGGGTTGCTGTGGATGTGGCACAGCCTGGTCGTCATGGCCCTCTGTTTTATCACGAACTGGATGTACTTGAACGGCGTTCAGTCGCGGTGGCCTTACGCGACGATGTGGACCGCCGGGTCACTTGGTTGGGCGGCGATTTTCTGGGAGCTGCGCCGCCGTTCGGGCCCCATCACCTTTGTCGAACGGCAAATTGCCCATATCTGGGCCGGCAGCGTGGGGTCCAGCATTTTTCTGTATGGACTGGAATGGATCATGGATCTGCCCGTACTGAAGCTTTCTTCCGTGTTGGCGCTCATAGCAGGGAATGTCTTCTTCGCGAAGGCGGGGCTGCTTTCCGGAAAGTTCTACGTGCAGGGAGTGATCCTCTATCTGACTTCGGTCCTCATGGCGGTCATGCAGATCCATCGCGCGACCGACTATGGTCTGTCGCTTCTCGGAGTGGTTCTCGGAGGCTGCTTCTTTTTCCCCGGGTTGAAATATCACCGACAGAGAATTCAGGCCATCGATCGACACTGA
- a CDS encoding sigma-70 family RNA polymerase sigma factor, with amino-acid sequence MPLWPEHSVTQNLLAQARVGDRAAVNRLLERHRASLRKLIQLRLDRQIARRVDASDIVQDVLLEANTRLEDYLNDSRMPFHLWLRQLAQDRMIDMHRRHRGAQRRSLDRERSLAAPQFADQSGFDLMGQLADHELTPAAASIRKELETRFLLAMEQLEEEDRDILLMRHFEQLGNNEVATALGLSAAAAGMRHLRALRRLRAVLGDRPSSTGVPHPSPFKPSRNE; translated from the coding sequence ATGCCGCTCTGGCCCGAACATAGCGTCACGCAAAATCTGCTAGCGCAGGCGAGAGTCGGAGACCGCGCGGCCGTCAATCGCCTGCTCGAGCGGCATCGTGCGTCACTTCGCAAACTGATTCAGTTGCGGCTCGATCGGCAGATTGCCCGTCGTGTTGATGCCAGTGATATCGTTCAGGATGTCCTGCTCGAAGCGAACACGCGCCTGGAAGATTACTTGAATGATTCGCGCATGCCATTCCATTTGTGGCTCAGGCAACTCGCCCAAGACCGCATGATTGATATGCATCGTCGGCACCGGGGTGCGCAGCGGCGCAGTCTCGATCGCGAGCGTTCGCTCGCTGCACCACAATTCGCCGATCAATCCGGATTCGATCTGATGGGGCAGCTTGCTGATCACGAGCTCACTCCGGCCGCGGCCAGCATTCGCAAAGAGTTGGAGACTCGATTTCTGCTCGCCATGGAACAGCTTGAAGAAGAAGATCGAGACATCCTGCTGATGCGGCACTTCGAACAGCTAGGCAACAACGAAGTTGCCACCGCGCTGGGACTTTCCGCTGCGGCTGCGGGAATGCGCCACCTGCGTGCACTCCGTCGGCTGAGAGCGGTACTCGGTGATCGGCCCTCAAGCACTGGTGTTCCTCATCCGAGTCCGTTCAAGCCAAGCAGAAATGAGTGA
- a CDS encoding type II secretion system F family protein, translating into MPTFQYEAMDNTGLEVKDTIDAASEQEAQSRIREKGFFVTKITEKGRGKKTKTDNAKTKGDGKTQAEAKKKPAAKRKKGGGFSIGGVSGKKLCTFTRQLSTLQDAGLPILRSLRILEAQSKPGPLKSSLLGVIDDIESGSTLSEAMAKQPKAFDNLYVNMVKAGEAGGALEVILQRLAEFKERSESLKRKVKGAMIYPGAVITVATLIVGFIMYYIIPKFKKIFDDFNTELPEITKVLIGCSDAVVNYWYLGPVIPLALWLMIKIIKKNKMGAFVVDWLSLKIPLLGLIIRKSIIARTCRTLGTLVASGVPILEALSITRDTAGNAVFFKAYEHIIAAIREGESMAIPLRETRTVDEIVVNMVDVGEETGALDTMLYKVADVFDEEVGVLVEGLVNLLEPLMVVILGLIVGFIVIALFMPLIKLLNDLA; encoded by the coding sequence ATGCCGACATTCCAGTACGAAGCGATGGATAACACGGGTCTTGAAGTCAAAGACACGATCGATGCCGCCTCGGAACAAGAGGCGCAGTCGAGGATTCGTGAAAAGGGATTCTTCGTCACGAAGATCACCGAAAAGGGGCGTGGCAAGAAGACCAAGACTGACAACGCCAAGACCAAAGGGGATGGCAAGACTCAAGCAGAAGCCAAGAAGAAGCCCGCTGCCAAACGTAAGAAGGGCGGCGGTTTCTCGATCGGCGGCGTTAGTGGCAAGAAGCTTTGTACCTTCACTCGCCAGTTGTCCACGCTGCAGGATGCCGGTCTGCCGATTCTGAGAAGCTTGCGAATCCTCGAAGCGCAATCCAAACCCGGGCCGCTGAAAAGCTCGCTGCTCGGTGTGATCGATGATATCGAGTCCGGCAGCACTCTGTCGGAAGCGATGGCCAAACAGCCCAAGGCGTTCGACAACCTGTACGTCAACATGGTGAAAGCCGGTGAGGCCGGTGGTGCGCTGGAAGTCATCTTGCAGCGTTTGGCCGAGTTCAAAGAACGGTCGGAAAGCCTGAAGCGAAAAGTGAAAGGCGCCATGATTTATCCTGGCGCTGTGATCACGGTCGCGACGTTGATCGTCGGCTTCATCATGTATTACATCATTCCGAAGTTTAAGAAGATCTTCGACGACTTTAATACGGAACTGCCCGAAATCACCAAGGTGCTCATTGGCTGTAGCGATGCGGTGGTGAATTACTGGTACCTCGGCCCCGTGATCCCGCTCGCGCTCTGGTTGATGATCAAAATCATCAAAAAGAACAAGATGGGTGCGTTCGTGGTCGACTGGCTCTCACTGAAAATACCGCTGCTCGGATTGATCATCCGGAAATCGATCATCGCGAGAACGTGTCGAACATTGGGCACGCTGGTTGCATCTGGTGTCCCGATCCTCGAGGCGTTATCGATTACGCGTGATACGGCGGGGAACGCAGTCTTTTTCAAAGCGTATGAACACATCATCGCTGCCATTCGCGAAGGGGAATCGATGGCGATCCCGCTTCGTGAAACACGCACGGTGGACGAGATCGTGGTGAACATGGTGGACGTCGGTGAAGAGACGGGTGCGCTCGACACGATGCTCTACAAGGTGGCGGACGTGTTCGACGAAGAGGTCGGTGTGCTTGTGGAAGGCCTGGTGAACCTGCTCGAACCGCTGATGGTGGTCATCCTCGGTTTGATCGTCGGTTTCATCGTCATCGCCTTGTTCATGCCGCTGATCAAATTGCTCAACGATTTGGC
- a CDS encoding GspE/PulE family protein, whose translation MAQRRLGQILVDLGYLTEDQLWDILEAQKQSEGEILGQVAIRMGFVNDAQVTEALAEQWGMPVVNLNETTIPAKALELVPQTMADVYKIVPISLKDGVLTVAMADPQNLGALDDLRSMLGVEVRGAVSNARDVDAAIARQYAGREESIEDIISKLEEDAPSGGGRSDRVHDLSPDGDEAPIRKLLNMILLLAIKDQASDIHFEPFEDEFRVRIKADGMLYELVPPPRHLANSIVSRIKIMSELDIAERRLPQDGRIELNVGGHSVDLRVSVLPTLFGESVVMRVLDRTVVQLDLNKIGMDATTLTRFRSVITRPNGIVLVTGPTGSGKTTTLYSALNELNDIETKIITTEDPIEYDIDGLLQVPVNPDIQVTFATVLRAILRHDPDTILVGEIRDFETAEVAIQSALTGHLVFSTLHTNDAPSAITRLRDMGIEPFLITATVEAVLAQRLIRRICSECRTQFEPSDELLMELQLPIAQARQYKFYYGRGCQRCNNAGYKGRGGIYELLDVTDDIRDLVSSNASVDDIRDFARGQGMTTLREAGLKLIFDGVTTIDEVVRETVMEDAG comes from the coding sequence ATGGCTCAGCGACGGCTCGGTCAAATTCTCGTTGACTTGGGATATCTGACAGAAGATCAGCTGTGGGATATTCTCGAGGCGCAGAAGCAGAGCGAAGGTGAGATCCTTGGCCAGGTGGCGATCCGAATGGGATTCGTCAACGACGCACAGGTCACCGAAGCACTCGCCGAGCAGTGGGGAATGCCGGTCGTCAATTTAAACGAGACCACGATTCCTGCGAAGGCGTTGGAACTCGTCCCGCAGACGATGGCGGATGTCTACAAGATCGTCCCGATCTCGCTCAAAGATGGCGTTCTGACCGTTGCGATGGCCGACCCGCAGAACCTCGGGGCGCTCGACGACCTGCGAAGCATGCTCGGCGTTGAGGTTCGTGGAGCGGTTTCGAATGCGCGCGATGTGGATGCCGCGATCGCACGTCAGTACGCTGGCCGCGAAGAGAGCATCGAAGACATCATCAGCAAGCTCGAGGAAGATGCTCCATCGGGTGGCGGTCGCAGTGATCGCGTCCACGACTTGTCTCCTGACGGCGACGAAGCGCCCATCCGCAAGCTGCTGAATATGATCCTGCTGCTGGCGATCAAGGATCAGGCCAGCGATATCCACTTTGAGCCGTTTGAAGATGAGTTCCGGGTGCGGATCAAGGCCGACGGCATGCTCTACGAGCTCGTACCGCCACCCCGGCATCTGGCGAACTCGATCGTGTCTCGAATTAAGATCATGTCGGAACTGGATATCGCCGAACGTCGTCTCCCCCAGGACGGTCGTATCGAATTGAATGTCGGTGGTCACTCTGTCGACTTGCGCGTGAGCGTGCTGCCCACGCTGTTCGGTGAGTCCGTGGTTATGCGAGTGCTCGACCGAACGGTTGTGCAGTTGGATTTGAACAAGATCGGTATGGACGCGACGACGCTCACGCGGTTCCGTTCGGTCATCACGCGTCCCAACGGCATCGTGCTTGTGACCGGCCCCACGGGAAGCGGCAAGACCACGACGCTGTATTCGGCGCTCAATGAGCTCAACGACATCGAAACGAAAATCATCACGACCGAAGACCCCATCGAGTATGACATCGATGGTCTGCTGCAGGTTCCGGTGAATCCCGATATTCAGGTGACCTTCGCGACTGTGCTGCGCGCGATCCTGCGTCACGATCCCGATACGATTCTGGTCGGTGAGATTCGCGACTTCGAAACGGCGGAAGTCGCCATTCAAAGTGCGCTCACGGGGCACCTGGTGTTCAGCACGCTGCACACGAACGACGCTCCCAGTGCCATCACACGATTGCGCGATATGGGTATCGAACCGTTCTTGATCACGGCGACAGTCGAAGCGGTGCTGGCTCAGCGATTAATCCGGCGGATTTGCTCGGAATGTCGTACGCAATTTGAACCGAGCGACGAGCTGTTGATGGAATTGCAACTGCCCATCGCTCAGGCCCGACAATACAAGTTCTACTACGGACGTGGTTGTCAGCGTTGCAACAACGCAGGCTACAAGGGCCGTGGTGGAATCTATGAACTGCTCGACGTGACCGACGATATTCGTGACTTGGTCTCGTCAAACGCGAGCGTGGACGACATTCGTGACTTTGCCCGCGGACAGGGGATGACGACTCTGCGTGAGGCCGGACTCAAGCTGATTTTTGATGGTGTCACCACAATTGATGAAGTTGTGCGCGAAACCGTCATGGAAGATGCAGGTTAA
- a CDS encoding SpoVR family protein yields MTISTARTLPPQLRDIQLQMEALAKSYGLDFFETIFEVLDLEELCMFAAYGGFPVRYPHWRFGAEYDQLLKTHMYGLQRIYEMVINNDPCYAYLLNTNEMVDQKLVIAHVYGHCDFFKNNAWFGQTNRKMLDQMANHATRVSQYVDRYGYEKVEEFIDACLSLEDLIDMHSMHIKRAPDVNPLPHAALLREDDFEYMQTGRLPSKGYMDSFINPPEVLEKAAREKHQQEEDREKKRSFPDEPQRDVLLFLLEHAPLRDWQHDILAIVRDEAYYFAPQGQTKIMNEGWASYWHTTLMTKHGLTDAEVIDYADHHSGTVAMSPQRINPYKIGIELYRDIEERWNRGQFGAEYDECDNWQVKQAWDKQLGLGRKKIFEVRRIHNDITFIDTFLTPEFCKKHKMFSFAFNDSSENYEIASRQFQEVKQQLLNSLTNHSRPFIYVVDANHRNRGELYLQHSFQGIELKQDYAQDTLRNLHKLWARPVHLETVIDDKPAIISFDGTNHLVKNK; encoded by the coding sequence ATGACTATTTCCACGGCTCGCACACTGCCGCCACAGCTCCGCGACATCCAACTTCAGATGGAGGCGCTCGCAAAGAGTTATGGTCTTGATTTTTTTGAGACCATTTTCGAAGTGCTTGATCTTGAAGAGCTCTGCATGTTCGCGGCGTACGGGGGATTTCCCGTCCGATATCCGCATTGGAGATTTGGAGCTGAGTACGATCAGTTGCTAAAGACCCACATGTACGGTCTGCAGCGAATCTACGAAATGGTTATCAACAATGATCCGTGCTACGCCTATCTGCTGAACACAAATGAGATGGTCGACCAGAAGCTGGTGATCGCACACGTCTACGGGCACTGCGACTTCTTCAAAAACAATGCCTGGTTCGGACAAACGAATCGCAAGATGCTTGATCAAATGGCGAACCACGCGACCCGTGTCAGCCAGTATGTCGATCGCTATGGCTACGAAAAAGTCGAAGAGTTCATTGATGCCTGCCTGTCGCTTGAAGACTTGATCGACATGCATTCGATGCACATCAAGCGTGCGCCCGACGTCAATCCGCTGCCACATGCCGCACTCTTGCGTGAAGATGATTTTGAATACATGCAGACCGGTCGATTGCCCTCCAAAGGGTATATGGACTCGTTCATCAATCCGCCCGAAGTCCTGGAAAAAGCTGCGCGAGAAAAGCATCAACAGGAAGAAGACCGCGAAAAGAAGCGGTCGTTTCCTGATGAGCCACAACGTGATGTCCTGCTGTTTCTGCTCGAACATGCTCCTCTGCGAGATTGGCAGCATGACATCCTGGCGATTGTCCGGGACGAGGCGTACTACTTTGCGCCTCAAGGCCAGACGAAAATCATGAACGAAGGCTGGGCTAGCTACTGGCACACAACCCTAATGACCAAGCACGGTCTCACCGATGCCGAAGTCATCGACTATGCCGATCATCACAGCGGAACGGTCGCGATGAGTCCCCAGCGGATCAATCCTTACAAGATTGGAATCGAACTCTACCGTGATATCGAAGAACGCTGGAATCGGGGGCAGTTCGGTGCCGAGTACGACGAATGCGACAACTGGCAGGTCAAACAGGCCTGGGACAAGCAGCTTGGGCTCGGCCGTAAGAAGATCTTCGAAGTGCGGCGGATCCATAATGACATTACGTTCATCGACACCTTCTTGACGCCCGAGTTTTGCAAGAAACACAAGATGTTTTCGTTCGCCTTCAATGACAGCAGCGAAAACTATGAAATCGCCTCACGCCAGTTCCAGGAAGTGAAACAGCAGCTTCTCAATAGCCTGACAAACCATAGTCGTCCGTTTATCTATGTTGTGGACGCAAACCATCGCAACCGCGGCGAGCTGTACCTGCAGCACAGTTTCCAAGGGATCGAACTCAAGCAGGATTACGCGCAAGATACGCTCCGGAATCTCCACAAATTGTGGGCGCGACCTGTCCATTTGGAAACCGTGATCGACGACAAGCCTGCCATCATTTCTTTTGATGGCACAAATCACCTCGTGAAGAACAAATAG
- a CDS encoding GspE/PulE family protein, producing the protein MSEDYLRRLVDNGTISQDQLSEAESMASSLGISASDALVRLGYISSGEMGQLQAEEYGHEFVNLDTTDIPASVIALIPESVARENIVIPLGLSDDRLRVALTNVNDLDVIDKLRFMVNRDIEPVGAPRESIQNAINRYYGGSETESVDSMLMEFTETAIDFTETETSQSKAEKDEEASPVVRLCNLIISEAVNMRASDIHIEPFEDRIRVRYRIDGVLVERDNPPRRLLAALTSRFKIMARMDIAEKRRPQDGRIKTRANGKDFDLRVSILPTNHGQAIVMRILDRENIKVGIRNLGFGEDNYRRFQNIIRRPNGIFLVTGPTGSGKTTTLYSALGELNRPDRKIITAEDPVEYYLPGINQVEVKHDIGLDFSRIIRAMLRQAPNVILVGEIRDTETAEMAIQASLTGHLVFSTLHTNDAPSSITRLIDMGVEPFLVASSVMAIMAQRLIRVVCPKCKEPYMPDAGEIQHFEITPEQVAEATFMRGKGCNHCQHTGYRGRNAVFELMSMNTTLREMTFRSEPAQNIRRQARLFGMKTLVEDALARCLIGKTTLVEVYKLDKGGH; encoded by the coding sequence GTGTCTGAAGATTACTTGAGAAGACTGGTCGACAACGGAACGATCAGCCAGGATCAGCTCAGCGAAGCTGAAAGTATGGCGTCCAGCCTTGGTATCTCTGCTTCCGACGCTTTGGTCCGACTCGGATACATCAGCAGCGGCGAGATGGGCCAGCTTCAGGCCGAGGAATACGGTCACGAATTCGTTAATCTCGACACAACCGATATTCCCGCGAGTGTTATCGCTCTGATTCCAGAATCGGTGGCGCGAGAAAATATCGTCATCCCGCTTGGGCTGAGCGATGATCGGCTCCGAGTCGCTTTGACTAACGTCAATGACTTGGATGTCATCGATAAGCTGCGCTTCATGGTCAATCGCGATATTGAGCCTGTCGGCGCTCCGAGAGAATCGATTCAGAACGCGATCAACCGCTACTATGGAGGTTCAGAAACCGAATCAGTCGATTCGATGTTGATGGAGTTTACCGAAACTGCGATTGACTTTACGGAAACCGAAACGAGTCAGTCCAAAGCTGAGAAAGACGAAGAGGCCTCGCCTGTCGTTCGGCTGTGTAACCTGATCATCTCAGAAGCGGTCAACATGCGAGCGAGCGATATTCATATCGAGCCGTTCGAAGACCGAATCCGCGTCCGCTATCGAATCGACGGTGTGCTGGTTGAGCGAGATAATCCTCCTCGGCGACTGCTGGCTGCGTTGACGTCGCGTTTTAAGATCATGGCACGCATGGACATCGCTGAAAAGCGACGTCCTCAGGACGGCCGTATTAAGACGCGTGCAAATGGAAAAGATTTCGACCTGCGCGTCAGCATTCTGCCTACGAATCATGGTCAGGCAATCGTCATGCGAATTCTCGATCGCGAAAACATCAAGGTCGGGATTCGGAACCTGGGATTCGGTGAAGACAACTACCGCCGGTTTCAGAACATCATTCGCCGGCCGAACGGAATCTTTCTGGTCACCGGCCCCACGGGAAGCGGCAAGACGACCACCCTCTATAGTGCCCTCGGTGAGCTCAATCGGCCGGACCGAAAAATCATTACGGCCGAAGATCCGGTCGAATACTACCTGCCCGGAATCAATCAGGTGGAGGTGAAGCACGATATCGGATTAGATTTCTCGCGAATTATTCGTGCCATGTTGCGACAAGCCCCGAATGTGATCCTGGTCGGTGAAATCCGAGATACGGAAACTGCCGAGATGGCAATCCAGGCTTCACTGACTGGACACTTGGTTTTCAGTACGCTACACACGAACGATGCGCCCAGTTCTATTACACGTCTGATCGACATGGGCGTTGAGCCATTTCTGGTCGCATCCAGCGTGATGGCGATTATGGCACAGCGTTTGATCCGCGTCGTTTGCCCGAAATGTAAGGAGCCTTACATGCCGGATGCTGGCGAAATTCAGCACTTTGAAATCACTCCGGAACAGGTTGCGGAAGCGACGTTCATGCGAGGAAAAGGCTGTAATCACTGCCAGCATACGGGTTATCGTGGCCGCAATGCGGTTTTCGAATTGATGAGCATGAATACAACGCTGCGCGAAATGACCTTCCGCAGTGAGCCCGCCCAGAATATTCGCCGACAGGCCCGGCTATTCGGAATGAAGACCCTCGTCGAGGATGCACTCGCACGATGTCTGATTGGCAAAACGACTTTGGTTGAGGTCTACAAATTGGACAAGGGAGGCCACTGA